A region from the Aegilops tauschii subsp. strangulata cultivar AL8/78 chromosome 5, Aet v6.0, whole genome shotgun sequence genome encodes:
- the LOC109780364 gene encoding uncharacterized protein, producing MVLEDESSDDQSSLPYMHSSSTNGLNEVPFSIEDPDYKGLELDVMSPCEKHGMASERLVAFEGTDTGRRFLACAQLAGSNCGFVEWVDHQWPPTMQYALLKLWAMVEDAKTARVNDNLESSFTIHHLTEEKNKLDANYDKLVQDVHELMNFQEDKVVDFRHLQSAITYQQEVRKELIDDMKAQMASEMAKKDEETQKLTLKYELLLNLTRAQATVIQNLKLNKMKEKQVLTEASMNLELKNAKLTKCQEKLTQEKLELKLEVADLLKGNEKHIEEKWQLEFQNEKLKEKFREIQAILEK from the exons ATGGTTTTGGAGGACGAAAGCAGCGACGACCAGTCTAGCCTCCCATACATGCATTCTTCCTCCACAAACGGTCTCAACGAG GTCCCTTTCAGCATTGAAGATCCAGATTACAAGGGGCTTGAGCTGGATGTGATGTCTCCATGTGAGAAGCACGGCATGGCATCTGAGAGGCTTGTTGCCTTTGAAGGAACAGACACAGGCAGGCGGTTTTTAGCATGTGCACAACTG GCAGGTAGCAATTGTGGCTTTGTTGAATGGGTTGATCACCAGTGGCCCCCAACAATGCAGTATGCATTGTTGAAGCTATGGGCAATGGTTGAAGATGCCAAAACTGCTAGGGTGAATGACAATCTTGAAAGTTCTTTCACTATCCACCATCTGACAGAAGAGAAGAACAAGCTGGATGCCAACTATGACAAGCTAGTCCAAGATGTGCATGAGCTGATGAACTTCCAGGAAGATAAGGTGGTGGATTTCAGACATCTGCAGTCTGCCATTACATATCAGCAGGAGGTAAGAAAAGAACTGATTGATGATATGAAGGCACAGATGGCAAGTGAGATGGCAAAGAAAGATGAAGAGACCCAGAAACTTACTCTCAAGTATGAGCTGCTGCTCAACCTGACAAGAGCTCAAGCAACAGTCATTCAGAACTTGAAGCTGAACAAAATGAAAGAGAAGCAAGTGCTTACTGAAGCTAGTATGAATTTGGAGCTGAAGAATGCAAAGCTAACAAAGTGTCAGGAGAAGCTCACCCAAGAGAAGCTAGAGTTGAAGCTTGAGGTTGCTGATCTGCTTAAGGGAAATGAAAAGCATATTGAAGAGAAGTGGCAGTTAGAGTTTCAGAATGAAAAGTTGAAGGAGAAGTTCAGGGAGATTCAGGCCATCTTGGAGAAGTGA